The Apostichopus japonicus isolate 1M-3 chromosome 12, ASM3797524v1, whole genome shotgun sequence sequence GCTTttgtaaagagaaaacaaacacTTTTATTTTCACTCTGTAAGGGTTTCTACTCACCGACCTAGTGCACTATTAAAATGTTCACTTGCAATCAATTACTTGCAGTAAAAATGTCACTCATTATGGACGCTTCATAATCCGAGGAGACTTGCGTGGccaataataacaatactatTGTCTTGTTGTCATACCAGGGCTCTCTGGCCATTTTCTTTTGACTGGTTACCTAATCAGAAGGAACTATTACACATTTCAATTCCAACGATTTAAAGTTTGAGTATATAGAGAACAGAAAACTAATTAGGAGCTATCATATTTCTTTAAAGCCATTTAAACTAgtagaagtaaatgtttggctaGAACGTGATTCAAAGTAGTGACCTCAGGGGTACAAAGCCCTCTCCTCCACCAACTGAGTTTTCCAGCACTTCAGCACTGGCGATTCCGACATGACATTTCTTTGTCAGGAATAGCCAGACACAGTGATATTTACCACAATGTAGGATTATTCGATAAAATCCAGGAAGCCACAGTAAAGGATTTCAAGGGaagttttgtaaatatatatatttttagaacACAGCAGTGTATGATGTTAATATTTTTACGTTGAGTATTTGATCTGTCAACAGCAAAGGCAAATGAATTGCTGTCAACAAGATCTGTGGATAATGAGGATCACAACAACATGTTAAGTGAATCTAGTTCTTCTGGTAAGCACCAAGCTGACTTTATAATGTGTCTTGTTTTTTTGGAAACATGCTAAACATCATTATATTACCGCTGTAATTAGAACAAACATGGCATGTTCCAGTACAGCTTCCAGTTCAGGTAATCAAGATCACTTCTTGATTCCCGTTTTCAAGTGAACCTGGAATAGAATTCACTCCGACGACCCACTCGCAGTAACATCGCACTGTCCATTCATCGTGATGCGTCGCCTAACAtaaaaaccctttttttttgggggggggggggggggattactGTTTCTCATAAACAGCAAACTTTACTGACATTGTTTGTCTTGTTCTCTTTAAACGTTGCCcactttctttgaaatatttgttttattctatCTCGATAATTTGTTGCTATTGTAAAGAAAACCTTAAattaatagaaatatatatgctatatataaatgttttttctctatatatgttttctttgcaaGTGGCATCTTTGTTTCCGTTAAACGGAATCACCAGCGGTGTGACAACATCCAAGAAGACAACACATTCGGTTACTCAAAAGTTTCCGTTAAACGGAATCACCAGCGGTGTGACAACATCCAAGAAGACAACACATTCGGTTACTCAAAATATTACTACGCCAAAACTAATAAAGCACAAAATATCAACGCCAAAAATACCAACATCCGAAAGAAATACGCCCAAAATAACAACGCCCATCATGACAGTGCCCCTGTTACCTGTCAATGATTCCAGTGAGTAAATGGATTCATTTTGGGCTATTGTTTGAAGGACTGTTTCTGTAATTTGTTAGGACTTACCAATATATATGGTTTCTGTGTGCCTACTTCATTGTAAGCAATCGTGATATTATTCACTCTTTAGATCCCATCACTTATAACGAAATGAATAGCgaaatatttcaacaattttgATTACACCAATGTCGCATCTCTTGAATCTTGTCAGAATAATTGGGAAATACTTTAGCAACCTACCAACATAGTAAAATTGTAACATAAAGTGGGCTAGTACCCAAAATTATGAAAACGATTGATCTGTCTTTTCATTATCTTTACCATGTTTCTACTACTTTACTATGTTTCTATCTAAAAAGACATATTATTTACGTGACAGCTAGACATATTCTGTTTTACATTTATACCATCCTTAGGATTAAAAGGTACATCGATTTTTGAAAGATTCTTTAGCACTCACATTTCGTAGCACATTTTAAATTACTAGAGCTTTTTTGTCgatttcatttgatatttgtCGCTATTGATTGTGAAGTTAATCCATACATGGAAATTGATTTTTTCTTACAATCGATTAACCGATCTAGAATATATCATGATATAAATTATTTCTATGCAGGCATTTTGTCAAAGCTAATATTGGCCTTTGGTTATGAACGTCATTGATCATACTTCCTGCATGCAAGAAAATCATGAGCAATGTTAATATAATGCCGATGCTTTAAAGTCCAGGGGAGATTTATTTTCGAATGATGACAaacgaaaaaaatatttctaaacATCATTAAGTTTATTATATAACTCTCTACACAGAGTTTTCGAGGATGCTGGTGATTAAAATTATTGCAGTTTGTACCATAAAATAACTGGAAGCCAACAAATATGATATCATGCAGGCAAAGTTACACACGGATAGCAAATCATTTCGCTTTGCTTTCAATTGTACTTTAATGATTTAACCTGAGATTAAATACGGTTTTAAGCTCATTTCATGGGATGTGAAGTTAAACATTCATACCATTGACTGCAGGCTGTTCACATTGACCCAGCTTTAAGGAAAATGGATGTACAttacttcaagttcactttttgTACTTTAATGATTTAACCTGAGATTAAATACGGTTTTAAGCTCATTTCATGGGATGTGAAGTTAAACATTCATACCATTGACTGCATTGTTGCTAACATAATTATATGGTAGAGACTTTACCCTggaaattcaaatcaatttaaccacgatgTTTACATATTATTCTCttttcatcaataaaaaaatccattttcatTTGGAAAAATAGCAGTTCCAAGATTTCACCGCTTGATGACCATCAAGTTTCTCATGTTTGCTACCATTCGGGTATTTTGTAACAATTTAGTCGTATGTATACACCCATTTCATCTATATCTATTATTCGCCAACGATTTACTGAATCGTCACAACAGTGACTTCGTCTTTTGTTTATCATTGTAATAGGATGTTCTGAATGGGTAGCCTATGGAGGGAGTCAGTACTGTTATATGGAAGGGCGCGAAACCTGGCAAAATGCAACATCTTATTGCAGACAGTACACCCAGTACTCATATTTAGTAACGGTGGAATCAATAGAAGAAAATACCTTCCTCAACGATCTTGTACAGGAAAGGAACACGGATGGTTTCAGGGACACTTGGATTGGTCTCAATGATTTGGAAGTGGATTGTGAGTTTTTTTAGCTTCTACTATACTAAGCGCATCGCTTTTATCCTTTGCAATCTCGGTAGTTGAGTTGAAGTTATACGAAAAGGTAGAGCATTGCCGTAATCAAGCCTACTCCAGAGAACAGCATGAATACGTTTCTCAGTGGCAGGCGTAGTAAGATAATTTCTAAGTTGCCCCACCCGCCTAATATGAAGCATTGTCGACGTACATATGTGGCTAACTTGCTGATCAATAGAAAGGTGAGTGAAAACTTGTCAGAGAACACGAACACGCCAATGCATTTAGTTTTTGAGATCCAAATAGAAATCCGTGTCTTCATTATcgaatatatgtatgtatatatatatatatatacgaataaGAAAAATGCATTGGTTTTCTTAATAAGGCCATCCATCCCCATTCCATGTATATTGTAATTGAATACGATGTGAGGGCCTACTAGATGTCGATGCGGTTGATATGGTGGGGAGGGTTAATAgaacattatgaaataaatacatgaatCATTCGTTTACCTGGTGTATTACTGGGTAACTTGACATGATACTTTATCCATTTTTACGTCACATGATATTGTACTGTAATTCACCTTGTTCGTATTGTATTGTGAAAAGTTCAGACAGAGTGACAAAATAAAACGATTCACAATATGACTATTTTGTTAAATTCATCAGACtgaaaaatataattatcaCCAGCCAGTTACTATCCTTCGTCAATAACGGTAACCTTCTCCTTTCGAATTTTATTCCAGTTGAATGGATAACGGAATCTGGCGAGCCAGCAACTTTCTTCAACTGGGAAACTCAACATGGAGATCCACAAGGCAATACTCCCGGGGAGAGTTGTGTTTTCATGACTATTTTATACGATGGTAGATGGCTCGATGGTGAATGCGGGAGTGTTAAGCATTACATATGCGAAAACAGGTTATAAATATTGACCTTTTTACTGGCTGGATTTGAAGCGATTCTCGGCCGACATTCAGATTTCAGTCTTGAGCATTTTGATCCCGTCAGAATCTTCGTTATATAGAAAGATGATTTCTTTTGAAGATAAAAATGCTTGGATTTTGAGACAAAGGTTGTATTTGGGCAAGGCCTTACTTAATCCTTTTGGGACCAAGATGAAACATATACATTGAGCACCACCAACGAGGGCCTTTCGGTGCTTGGAAAAATAGGGGCGCATGGTAATTTCTCCGTATGCCGGTAGTACATTTTGCCTTTGGACAGTGATTAATGGTCATGTCATTTTTTGGAAAGATAGAGAAACATACAAATGTAGAGATGGAAACTCCATAGACCGCGAAAGCTTTCAACATTAAACTTAACAGAATACAAATATCATTACAGAGAATCAAACCATTTGCACGTAGAAATATCTCTTCATCTTTGTATTTGCTGTTATTAAACGATATGGAGTTTTATTATCTCATACCATATGTATTTGTGTGAGCGACCACAAATTTGGGGGAATCCCACACGGGCTAATttattacaacttacacgtcgcgtggctttcaattcaacattttaacttaaatttggaaggtcatttcagatgggagaACCGTacattgctcttggatgaaaaacccaccctACTATGACCCGGCCCGGTATCGAACCCAGAACCACCCAATTTCTCTACTTGTACCGCTTGAGAAATGATAATGACAATCAGTTGTTTACAATTGTCACTAAACGATTTGTTAAGAATGCTTACATGAAACCGTCTTGGGTGGCTGTGGTATGGTTACATTGACCGTTGTCTCTCTGACTTTGTTGTCATATCCGAGCATGGTTTGTATTTGTGTTGTAGTATATGTTAGTTATTATATCGATATTTTACTTACAACGATAGAAAAGAAATcagtaaaattaaatttgtaactGTCGTTATAATCCCAGCATAATAGTTGTGTATACATTTCGGACTTTCCGTGTTTTTTGTTCAATTAGGTAAAGTTTAAAGAACATGCGATAAGGACTAGACTATTTGtgattttgaaaagtaaaaatttgtcattatttttaAGAGTTTTAATACATAATTGCAAGAAGTAACGTATTGTATATACCAGGAACCTCTGTGTTGTAACCGTTGAACGTGATATCTGTTAGTGTTTTGGTTTATGTAGTGCTTATGGTGATAATTAGAAAGTAATAAAGGCATGAAACGTTTGGCAATATGCGATAATTTATTTGGTTGTAACATATGTAAATGCGTTAATGTGTGTGGCGTATATACACTAGTTGTTATCAGCCCAAATGTTCAGAAGTAGATTCTATAACAATTGAACAAAGTTTCTAAGGATGATAGTAAATTACATCATCATATCATGCTTATTCAAATGGATTAATTAAAATTTTCGATATGGTACTCAAGCTTTGCCTCATCGTCTGAGTCTAATTTCCTAACAACTACCTGTAGCAGATAAGCACTGGAACTATTTGCGGTAGAAACATGTTTTGCAGAAATGACATTTACttctacagtacagtgtatttgatattgtttttctcattttccTTTTAATTATATTCATAGCTTTACAATGTCACTTGCTACAATGGTGTTTTATtagtttcatatataaatattagacGTAACTTTTATAATAAttctaaatatatatctatggtACTTTTATGTCAATGTTCTATGTATTCTGTGTTAATTTCTCTACTTTTTGTATTGGTTTGTTGATTTAACTGACTACTGAGGACCTCAGTTAATAAAAGACCTGAATAACTCTCGACTATTACAGTTGCAAgttgaataagtaaaaagtaaaaagttgCTGATTAGCCAATACTTCATTTGAATATCATATGAATCAGATTGGGTTATATCGTATAACATAGCCTCCAAGATTATGGCAAACAGTTGCGGCCTCCATGAAGTAAAAAGTCAACAGTAAAATGGTAAGGATTACAAGAGTTGTTAACATGTTATGCGTTACTGCCTTATTCTAACAGCACATGGGCCTTTTATAAGAAATTATAAAAGAATTAAACCGAAATTGTCACGTAATGGGTTTCTTAAGTAGGTACTTAAACGATCTATCATCCATATAGACAAAGGTGATGtttatgaaacaaaatttaaCTACCGTATTTTGTGAGACTAATTTTGTTTATCGAGAAAGCGATTATTTTCattgtgttttttatttacCCTTCAGCATTgttgtttaaaattaaatgttaattaaGTCACTTGAAGTTCAATATATCAGACAACGGAAATTGCTTCACTGATTTGTTTCATAAATGAAATGAGCTCTAGGAAACACAGTTTTTATGTTCAGCGCATTTTATTCGCGTAATTACTAACATTCATATACAAAGGCACTTTAAATAAAGACCACTTTTAATAGTCAGTTGTGTGTACTAGCAAACTTTCTGTTTATGTGCAAGCAGTGACGTATACAATAAACTGATACAAGCAGTGGCGCACGGTGACAAGACATCTGTAATTATTGGAGCCCACCCTCTCATAACACAATGTAACAATTTGTCCGTCTCAGTGGAAGTATCCGTAGGTGGTGTAACCGGAACACCAACTACATAAATACTTTCTTTAGACAATGCATGCTTTATCTTGAATCCTTTTGCTAACATAAATATCATGTAAAGTTATGAAAGAATGTGTTTGTGATTATTCACGTCACTCCTTCCTTTGCAAGTGAGGTAAAGAAAACGCTTAAATGCACATTTTATGCTTTCAACCTGTAACGTATTGGGACCTGGTTCTTCGAAAAGGATCCGACTTTTGTGGGAAAAAAAGCTAAGTAGCCATGTGAAAAGTTAAATTCAGGATCAGTCTGGAGCCTAAAGGTAGCGACAACGAAACCACCAGCCACAATTGGCTTCCACGAGGGTAGTGATGAAGTCCTCTGGAAATGGAAGTACACAGGTGTTTACAATTTTTGAATTAACAAGATTTATTACATGCAAAATAGTATGATAATTTACAAACACaatttattttcatgaaatcCTAATACGCCAGTAGAGAACTACAAActtttatttcatgatttgtCATATTGGCCTAtctaatatgtaaaaaaaagagACGAAAGCTCTGCAAGATATAAACGGGAAGGTGAAGTATATGAACTTATGATTCACAGTAAGCGTGAATACAATAACGCCTCCACTAACTTGCTGTCGATTCCTTGTAAATCTACTCGCCTTTTCATATTGCCTCGCGATCTCATTCACACCATTCAGTCGAGTTCACATCGATCGATACGACATGAAATCAGAAATGTAATATCACGTCAAACTAGTGAGCCTACTTATTAAATATAGTAACTGTTGCAGGACCAAGAATCAAGGGAACCGAGCTCGGCATGAACAAATAATATTACCGAATGCGGTTGACGATtgattatatataatttgtacaGAGGATATTcgtttttcacattttcaaactgaacacATCCAATACATTCGGAAATGGAGTGCTGTAACccaaatttcatctttctctgTATTCTATCTACCGTTATAACATATTTAGTCGGAGCAGGTAAGTGTCAAATGTAGGATGTCAAACTTGTTATTATGTTTTCACAATTGACCAGAAAGTATGAAGGGTGATATTATTCTCAGAgatacatttgttatttacTTCAGTCATATTTGGTATTATTACCATAATATCTGCAGTTCTTCTGAGGGAACTATACACGTAGGTTACAACTACGGTAACCATTCttttgagaaatatatatattcaaatgtaaGCTTGTCGATGCTTAAAAGTCTCAACACGCATCACACAGTTTAAGTAAACTAGGTCTTGTTGATTGGTTCTTTTGGGGTAAATTTTATCTCaatagacagaaaaaaaaacgggagATTTTCGTTCGTAACTAAGAAATAAAACAGTATTACCATATCGTTGGGATTGTTGTATATACTTAATATGATAGGGGTCTTGCTTCAATTTGCCAACCGAAAATGTTGTGCAGcagcaataacaataacaaccaaGATGGTTTTTAATGACAGTACTTTATGATCACACTATGCTTCTCAGTACATTCAGATGGCGTGGCTTGCTATTCCAGCGAGTTGAATGCACGACGTCATGTTGTACTGAAGTCCATTGATTGTCCCGACGACGTGGACTCTAATATTATATACATCCCAACGCATAACGTCACCGTTATGACCCTTCTTGGTAAGTTGATTGAAATCGACAGCTCTACTTGCAAGCACTCATATATTAACAATTTGTTCACGTATGATATTAAACTATCAATTGAACATGGACCTGGCTAAATTTGATTACCTAATAAGATTCCTGACAGTTTTCTCTATCTTTTGCTGAAAACCACATTTACCAAATAACAGGATCAGTCGCAAAGATACAAGGCATTATTTGTTTCTCCAAATGTGGTGATTTTTGTGACATtgaatctggcaacagcagaaccAATGTTGTCATCAGAGCAAATGAACTGGAAATGTCTTTTTCTTTATGATACTTCATTCATATACCCgcaaagaaaataagagttgCAATTATATGAAATTCTAAGAAATATAACGTTGTCAGATAGGCCAAATATCCAACTTATTCAGGTGTCAAGAATAGCTGTTGAACAATATATACTCGTATGGCATCACCAGCTGTAGGAGTTCCTTCTGGGGTAGGGGAAGGTTTACCAGgtcaaattatattatattcaagTAACCTTTTGTTCAGTTAGGGAAAGTAGGTTCATGTTCGAAGCCGGAGCTAGTCGGTTGGTCAGAAAGAATGTGAATCGTCAAATTCCTCTGGTACCATATGTGTTAGTTGCCATCTATAAGAGGCTCTTAAACTTTCttttatgtaatattaattTGTTCCCGCATAAAATTGGGTCATGATCTACAGAAATTATAGCAAACTTAGAACGTTTTCCATTAATTATTCATATATCGTATTTCATAGACATCCCTAATCATAGCAGATCAAGTGAGACTTCCTCCGATTATAGTCACCGAAATTATATTCGCAGCTCTGAGAACAGACTTTTGCTTTTAAGCTTttgtaaagagaaaacaaacacTTTTATTTTCACTCTGTAAGGATATCTACTCACCGACCTAGTGCACTATTAAAATGTTCACTTGCAATCAATTACTTGCACTAAATCTTGACTCATGATGGACACTTTATACACCGAGGAGACTTGCGTGGTCAATAATTATGATACTATTTCCTTTTTGTCATACCGGGGCTCTCTGGCCATTTTCCTTTGATTGGTTACCTAATCGGAAGGAAttattgcacattccatttcCAATAATTAGGAGCTATCATAATTTTTTAAagccattttatttattattattatatattatattattattaactagcagaagtaaatgtttggcttGAACATAATTCAAAGTAGTGACGCCAGAGGTACGAAAACCTTTGCTCCACCAACTGAGTATTCCAGCACTTCAAACACTGGCCATTCCGATATAATCATGTCTTTGTCAGGAGGATGTCGTCGGAATACACAGCAACATGCATGCCATGACACAGTGATATTTACCACAATGTAGGATGATTTGATAGAACCCAGAAAGCCACAGGAAGGGATTTCAAGAGAAGttttgtgaatatatatttttgcagaACAGAACATGTTATGATGGTAATATATTTACGTTGAGTATTTGATTTGTCAACAGCAAAAGCAAATGAATTGCTCTCAACAAGAGCTGTGGATAATAAGGATGTCAACAACATAGTAAAGGAATCTAGTTCTTCTGGTAAGCCTAAGGCTGACTTTCTAAGGTATAACGTTTTCGGAAACATGCTAAACATCATTATATTACCGCTGTAATTAGAACAAACATGACATGTTCCAGTACAGCTTCCAGTTCAGTTAATCAAGATCACTTCTTGATTACCGTTTCAAGTGAACCTGGAATAGAATTCACTCTGACGACACATTCGCAGTAACATCGCACTGTCCATTCATCGTGATGGGTCGCCTAACataaaaacctttttttttgagggggaaTTACTGTTTCTCATAAACAGCAAACTTTACTGACATTGTTTGTCTTGTTCTCTTTAAACGTTGCGcactttctttgaaatatttgttttattctatCTCGATAATTTGTTGCTATTCTAAAGAAAACCTTAActtatagaaatatatatgctatatataaatgttttttctctatatatgttttctttgcaaGTGGCATCTTTGTTTCCGTTAAACGGAATCACCAGCGGTGTGACAACATCCAAGAAGACAACACATTCGGTTACTCAAAATATTACTACGCCAAAACTAATACAGCACAAAATATCAACGCCAAGAATACCAACATCCGAAAGAAATACGCCCAAAATAACAACGCCCATCATGACAGTGTCCCTGTTACCTGTCAATGATTCCAGTGAGTAAATGGATTCATTTTGGGCTATTGTTTGAAAGGACTGTCTCTGTAATTTGTTAGGACTTACCAATATATATGGCTTCAGTGTGCATACTTCATTGTAAGCAATCGTGATATTATTCACTCTTTAGATCCCATCACTTATAACGAAATGAATAGcgaaatatttcaataattttgaTTACACCAATGCCGCATCTCTTGAATCTTGTCAGAATAATTGGGAAATACTTTAGCAACTTACCAATATAGTACAATTGTAACATAAAGTGGGCTAGTACCCAAAATTATGAAAACGATTGATCTGTCTTTTCATTATCTTTACCATGTTTCTACTACTTTTCTATGTTTAtatctaaaaataaaatttacgtGACAGCTAGACATATTCTGTTTTACATTTATACCATTCTTAGGATTAAAAGGTACACCGATTTTTGAAAGTTGCTTTAGCACTCACATTTCGTAGCACATTTTAAATTACTAGAGCTTTTTCTTCGATTTCATTTGATAATTGTCGCTATTGATTGTGAAGTTAATCCATACATGGAAATTGATTTTTTCTTACAATCGATTAACCGATCTATAATATATCATGATATAAATTATTTCTATGCAGGCAGTTTGTCAAAGCCAATATTGGCCTTTGGTTATGAACGTCATTGATCATACTTCCTGCATGCAAGAAAATCATGAGCAATGTTAATATAATGCCGATGCTTTAAAGTCCAGGGGAGATTTATTTTTGAATGATGACAaacgaaaaaaatatttctaaacATCAAGTTTATTATATAACTCTCTACACAGAGTTTTCGAGGATGCTGGTGATTAAAATTATTGCAGTTTGCACCATAAAATAACTGGAAGCCAACAAATATGATATCATGCAGGCAAAGTTGCACACAGATAGCAAATCATTTCGCTTTGCTTTCAATTGTACTTTAATGATTTAACCTGAGATTAAATACGGTTTTAAGCTCATTTCATGGGATGTGAAGTTAAACATTCATACCATTGACTGCAGGCTGTTGATATTGACCCAACTTTAAGGAAAATGGATGTACAttacttcaagttcactttttgTACTTTAATGATTTAACCTAAGATTTAATAGGGTTTTAAGCTTATTTCATGGGATGTGAAGTTTAACATTCATACCATTGACTGCAGGCTGTTCACATTGACCAAACTTTAAGGAAAATGGATGTACAttacttcaagttcacttttggtatgACATTGATCACGTGACACATTGTTGCTAACATAATTATATGGTAGAGACGGTACCCTggaaattcaaatcaatttaaccacgatgTTTACTAATATTCTCttttcatcaataaaaaaaatccattttcatTTGGAAAAATAGCAGTTCCAAGATTTCACCGCTTGATGACCATCAAGTTTCTGATGTTTGCTACCATTCGGGTACTTTGTAACTATTTAGTCGTATGTATACACCCATTTCATCTATTATTCGCCAACGATTTACTGAATCGTCACAACAGTGACTTCGTCTTTTGTTTATCATTGTAATAGGATGTCCTGAATGGGTAGCCTATGGAGGGAGTCTGTACTGTTATATGGAAGGGCGCGAAACCTGGCAAAATGCAGCATCTTATTGCAGACAGTACACCCAGTACTCATATTTAGTAGCGGTGGAATCAATAGAAGAAAATACCTTCCTCAACGATCTTGTACAGGAAAGGAACACGGATGGTTTCAGGGACACTTGGATTGGTCTCAATGATTTGGAAGTAGATTGTGAGTTTTTTAGCTTCTACTATACTAAGCGCATCGCTTTTATCCTTTGCAATCTCGGTAGTTGAGTTGAAGTTATACGAAAAGGTAGAGCATTGCCGTAATCAAGCCTACTCCAGAGAACAGCATGAATATGTTTCTCAGTGGCAGGCGTAGTAAGATAATTTCTAAGTTGCCCCACCCGCCTAATATGAAGCATTGTCGACATACATATGTGGCTAACTTGCTGATCCATAGAAAGGTGAGTGAAAACTTGTCAGAGAACACGAACACGCCAATGCATTTAGTTTTTGAGATCCAAATAGAAATCCGTGTCTTCAGTATCgaatatttgtatgtatgtatgtatatatatatatatatatatatatatatatatatatatatatatatatatatatatatatatatatatatacgaataaGAAAAATGCATCGGTTTTCTAAATAAGGCCATCCATCCCCATTccatatatattgtaattgaATACGATGTGAGGGCCTACTAGATGTCGATGCGGTTGATATGGTGGGGAGGGTTAATAgaacattatgaaataaatacatgaatCATTCGTTTTCCTGGTGTATTATTGGATAACTTGACATGATACTTTATCCATGGTTACGTCACATGATATTGTAATGTAATTCACCTTTTTCATATTGTATTGTGAAAATTCCAGACAGAGTGACAAAATAAAACGATTCACCATATGACTATATTGTTAAATTCATCAGACtgaaaaatataattatcaCCAGCCAGTTACTATCCTTCGTCAATAACGGTAACCTTCTCCTT is a genomic window containing:
- the LOC139977472 gene encoding uncharacterized protein, with the protein product MECCNPSFIFLCILSTVITYLVGAVHSDGVACYSSELNARRHVVLKSIDCPDEVDSHILIIPTQNVNIMTLLAKANELLSTRSVDNEDHNNMLSESSSSVASLFPLNGITSGVTTSKKTTHSVTQKFPLNGITSGVTTSKKTTHSVTQNITTPKLIKHKISTPKIPTSERNTPKITTPIMTVPLLPVNDSRCSEWVAYGGSQYCYMEGRETWQNATSYCRQYTQYSYLVTVESIEENTFLNDLVQERNTDGFRDTWIGLNDLEVDFEWITESGEPATFFNWETQHGDPQGNTPGESCVFMTILYDGRWLDGECGSVKHYICENRL
- the LOC139976970 gene encoding uncharacterized protein, translated to MECCNPNFIFLCILSTVITYLVGAVHSDGVACYSSELNARRHVVLKSIDCPDDVDSNIIYIPTHNVTVMTLLAKANELLSTRAVDNKDVNNIVKESSSSVASLFPLNGITSGVTTSKKTTHSVTQNITTPKLIQHKISTPRIPTSERNTPKITTPIMTVSLLPVNDSRCPEWVAYGGSLYCYMEGRETWQNAASYCRQYTQYSYLVAVESIEENTFLNDLVQERNTDGFRDTWIGLNDLEVDFEWKTESGGPATFFNWETKNGDPQGNTPGESCVFMTTLYDGRWLDGECEDIKRYICENRL